Proteins encoded by one window of Gouania willdenowi unplaced genomic scaffold, fGouWil2.1 scaffold_311_arrow_ctg1, whole genome shotgun sequence:
- the LOC114459427 gene encoding protein canopy homolog 3-like, whose translation MLEQYEDVVEDWYFHHQDQRLENFLCEKHILKMSEQGVGLLLLSTRSECTGHVTGGPWSCSRVSGSWSPLSKALGFFPVTAQPQLSFSTRRQTTTSVKK comes from the exons ATGCTGGAGCAGTACGAGGACGTAGTGGAGGACTGGTACTTCCATCACCAGGACCAGAGGCTGGAGAACTTCCTGTGTGAGAAGCACATCCTGAAGATGTCAGAGCAAG GTGTTGGTTTGCTTTTATTATCCACACGGAGTGAGTGCACAGGTCATGTGACGGGTGGCCCCTGGAGCTGCTCCAGGGTCTCTGGGAGCTGGAGTCCACTCTCCAAAGCACTGGGTTTCTTTCCAGTGACGGCGCAGCCACAGCTGAGTTTTTCCACCAGGCGACAAACCACCACGTCtgtgaagaagtaa